A genomic region of Deinococcus planocerae contains the following coding sequences:
- a CDS encoding phage holin family protein yields the protein MQEERKSMGGALVDVFDAGVTLVKAEVRNLLGQVTAVVKAKGIGVVLLLASVGPLVLGLIFLILAVFYALIALGLPAWASALIIGLLSLGVTAGLILFGLRRLSAQVPQEEGLRTRGGPLSEDEELEARYQAEQAARSRSQTDQGDKKTVVLGGPTEVSGRAAGGAVVAGTTTTTVNLSTGQTDAVPAGTGLGGSGNAGAGYTGPVRRDPGSGALAAGSPDTPDQQGNMRSSGLPDTGTRGNAIQREMEEDRQRGVVRPGLNTSGFTSGEAGVNASDRGEGIKDPLTEREGVSQGVAVRGTDAGEVRLPVYEATESGEPQVYGSGLNKKIDGSEAHDAGADGHGGHDQPDPNVRHPVVLKDAPGISVSTEPTFQDDMKKEGY from the coding sequence ATGCAAGAAGAACGCAAGAGCATGGGGGGCGCGCTCGTCGACGTGTTCGACGCGGGCGTCACGCTCGTGAAGGCGGAAGTCCGCAATCTGCTGGGGCAGGTCACGGCGGTCGTCAAGGCCAAGGGCATCGGCGTGGTGCTGCTCCTCGCGTCGGTGGGCCCGCTCGTCCTCGGACTCATCTTCCTGATCCTGGCGGTGTTCTACGCGCTGATCGCGCTGGGGCTGCCCGCGTGGGCGAGTGCGCTGATCATCGGCCTCCTGAGCCTCGGGGTGACCGCCGGATTGATCCTCTTCGGCCTCAGACGCCTGAGCGCCCAGGTCCCGCAGGAGGAGGGCCTGCGCACGCGCGGCGGTCCTCTCTCCGAGGACGAGGAGTTAGAAGCCCGCTACCAGGCCGAGCAGGCGGCCCGGTCCCGCAGCCAGACCGATCAGGGAGACAAGAAGACCGTGGTCCTCGGCGGCCCCACCGAAGTCTCCGGGCGGGCGGCGGGCGGCGCGGTGGTCGCGGGAACGACCACAACGACGGTCAACCTCAGCACCGGGCAGACCGACGCGGTCCCCGCAGGGACGGGCCTGGGCGGCTCGGGCAACGCGGGCGCGGGGTACACCGGCCCGGTTCGGCGCGACCCGGGAAGCGGCGCGCTCGCGGCGGGTTCGCCCGACACGCCCGACCAGCAGGGGAACATGCGCAGCTCCGGCCTGCCCGACACCGGCACGCGGGGCAACGCCATCCAGCGCGAGATGGAAGAGGACCGCCAGCGCGGGGTCGTGCGGCCCGGCCTGAACACCTCGGGCTTTACCTCGGGGGAGGCCGGGGTCAACGCGAGCGACCGGGGCGAGGGCATCAAGGACCCGCTGACCGAGCGCGAGGGCGTGTCGCAGGGGGTCGCGGTGCGGGGCACCGACGCGGGGGAGGTGCGGCTGCCCGTGTACGAGGCGACCGAGAGCGGTGAGCCCCAGGTGTACGGCAGCGGCCTGAACAAGAAGATCGACGGCAGCGAGGCGCACGACGCGGGCGCGGACGGCCACGGCGGACACGACCAGCCCGACCCCAACGTCCGGCACCCGGTGGTGCTCAAGGACGCCCCCGGCATCAGCGTGAGCACCGAGCCCACGTTCCAGGACGACATGAAAAAGGAGGGCTACTGA
- a CDS encoding OsmC family protein, with product MADIARKANAQWSGDVMKGQGTVSTGSGVLQGTQYSFKTRFENGVGTNPEELLAASHAGCFTMQLSALLTQAGHAPEDLRTDATCEMVREGAGFKVSTIRLKVSGRVSGMDQAGFEGMVAQAAQVCPISQVMKGNVEITHEAMLEQPVGS from the coding sequence ATGGCAGACATTGCACGGAAGGCAAACGCCCAGTGGTCCGGCGACGTGATGAAGGGCCAGGGCACGGTGAGCACCGGGTCGGGCGTGTTGCAGGGCACCCAGTACTCCTTCAAGACCCGCTTCGAGAACGGCGTCGGCACCAACCCCGAGGAACTGCTCGCCGCCTCGCACGCGGGCTGCTTCACGATGCAGCTCTCGGCGCTGCTGACCCAGGCGGGCCACGCCCCCGAGGACCTGCGCACTGACGCGACCTGCGAGATGGTGCGCGAGGGCGCGGGCTTCAAGGTCAGCACCATCCGCCTGAAGGTGAGCGGGCGGGTCAGCGGCATGGACCAGGCGGGGTTCGAGGGGATGGTCGCGCAGGCCGCCCAGGTGTGCCCCATCAGCCAGGTCATGAAGGGGAACGTGGAGATCACCCACGAGGCGATGCTGGAGCAGCCGGTGGGCTCGTAA
- a CDS encoding homoserine O-acetyltransferase family protein, which yields MTALTHPPLPAWPPTPAEPTSEGRTALLFRREPLLLDCGRPVNDVRVAYHTYGPPGEHAVLVLHALTGTSAVHEWWPDFLGEGRPLDPERDYVICANVLGGCAGSSGPGELGGGADVPLSLRDLARAGRALLEHLGVRRVTVVGASMGGMLAYAWLLECPDLVDRAVIVGAPARHSPWAVGLNSAARSAIRAAPGGEGLGVARQIAMLSYRSPQSLALTQAGESPRRPGTPAITTYLEHHGEKLCARFCERTYVALTEAMDRFQPVDAELRAIRAPVLVVGISSDVLYPPAEVRGYVDLLPNGEYWELDSPHGHDAFLMDPGELPERVRNFIAG from the coding sequence GTGACGGCCCTGACACACCCCCCGCTTCCCGCCTGGCCCCCCACGCCTGCCGAGCCCACCTCCGAGGGGCGGACGGCGCTCCTCTTCCGCCGGGAGCCGCTGCTCCTGGACTGCGGGCGGCCCGTGAATGACGTCCGGGTGGCGTATCACACCTACGGGCCGCCGGGGGAACACGCGGTGCTCGTGCTGCACGCGCTGACGGGCACGAGCGCCGTACACGAGTGGTGGCCGGACTTCCTGGGTGAGGGCCGCCCGCTCGACCCAGAGCGCGACTACGTGATCTGCGCGAACGTGCTGGGGGGCTGCGCGGGGAGCAGCGGGCCCGGGGAACTGGGCGGCGGGGCGGACGTGCCCCTCAGCCTGCGGGACCTGGCGCGGGCGGGGCGGGCGCTGCTCGAGCACCTCGGGGTGCGGCGGGTGACCGTGGTGGGCGCGAGCATGGGCGGGATGCTCGCCTACGCGTGGCTGCTGGAGTGCCCCGACCTCGTGGACCGGGCGGTGATCGTCGGGGCCCCCGCACGGCACTCGCCGTGGGCGGTCGGGCTGAACTCCGCGGCGAGGAGCGCGATCCGGGCCGCCCCCGGCGGGGAGGGGCTGGGGGTCGCGCGCCAGATTGCGATGCTGAGCTACCGCAGCCCGCAGAGCCTCGCCCTCACCCAGGCGGGCGAGAGCCCGCGCCGCCCCGGCACGCCCGCGATCACGACCTACCTGGAGCACCACGGCGAGAAGCTGTGCGCCCGCTTCTGCGAGCGGACCTACGTCGCCCTGACGGAGGCGATGGACCGCTTCCAACCGGTGGATGCGGAGCTGCGGGCCATCCGCGCCCCGGTCCTCGTCGTGGGCATCTCCAGCGACGTGCTCTACCCGCCCGCCGAGGTGCGGGGGTATGTGGACCTCCTCCCGAACGGCGAGTACTGGGAGCTGGACAGCCCCCACGGCCACGACGCCTTCCTGATGGACCCGGGCGAACTGCCGGAGCGGGTTCGGAACTTCATCGCGGGCTGA
- a CDS encoding nitroreductase family protein: MTVTQTRPLSATEAIETRRSIRNFVQEPLDQNDLREILRLASLAPSAWNAQTWRFAVVQDPQLKERLQEAAYGQGQITNAPAVIVVYSDMEDTLQTVEETAHPGMGEQGRTGQRQTFDRVFGAQEEAQRGQWGLAQANIAFGFLMVAARGLGYDTVPMLGFDPAKVREILGLPAHVQFAGLLPVGKRAEEGFPHHRHSVDRIAKFY; this comes from the coding sequence ATGACGGTTACGCAGACCCGCCCGCTGAGCGCCACCGAAGCCATCGAGACCCGGCGCAGCATCCGCAACTTCGTGCAAGAACCCCTTGATCAGAACGACCTGCGCGAGATCCTGCGCCTGGCGAGCCTCGCCCCGAGCGCGTGGAACGCCCAGACCTGGCGATTCGCCGTGGTGCAGGACCCGCAGCTCAAGGAACGGCTCCAGGAGGCCGCCTACGGCCAGGGGCAGATCACGAATGCCCCCGCCGTGATCGTGGTGTACAGCGACATGGAGGACACCCTCCAGACGGTCGAGGAGACCGCCCACCCCGGCATGGGCGAGCAGGGCCGCACCGGCCAGCGCCAGACCTTCGACCGCGTGTTCGGCGCGCAGGAGGAGGCCCAGCGGGGCCAATGGGGCCTCGCCCAGGCGAACATCGCCTTCGGCTTCCTGATGGTCGCCGCCCGCGGCCTGGGCTACGACACGGTGCCCATGCTCGGCTTCGATCCCGCGAAGGTGCGCGAGATTCTGGGCCTGCCCGCCCACGTGCAGTTCGCCGGGCTGCTGCCGGTCGGCAAGCGCGCCGAGGAAGGCTTCCCGCACCACCGCCACAGCGTGGACCGCATCGCCAAGTTCTACTGA
- the crtI gene encoding phytoene desaturase family protein, whose translation MSHTKRKTALVIGSGFGGLSLGIRLQSLGFDTTILEKLDAPGGRAYQKRTPDGYVFDMGPTVITVPHFIEELFALERDKGMLAEPDYPEHVLTGERVREGESGGPRTREYVQLVPILPFYRIYFDDGTFFDYDGDPESTRRQIQALAPGDLAGYERFHADAEAIFKRGFLDLGYTHFGDLPTMLRVVPDLLKLDAVRTLFSFTSRYFESPKLRQVFSFEPLLVGGNPLSVPAIYAMIHFVEKTWGIHYVMGGTGDLVRAFVRKFEELGGRIRYGAEVEEILVTDDRGRPVRRPVGKRVARGVRLTDSEELQADLVVSNGDWANTYLKMVAPQARLVNTDLRVKAAKQSMSLIVVYFGFRDDGTPLDLRHHNIILGPRYEELLREIFGERVLGVDFSQYLHVPTLTDPSLAPPGHHAAYTLIPVPHNGSGLNWEVEGPRLVERVFAFLEERGYIPNLRARLTHQEFITPDYFEGTLGAYLGNAFGPEPILAQSAYFRPHNRSEDVRNLYLVGAGAQPGGGTPSVMMSAKMTARLIAQDFGIHPAIRDGVPEGAGAAD comes from the coding sequence ATGTCGCACACCAAACGCAAAACCGCACTCGTCATCGGCTCGGGCTTCGGCGGCCTGAGTCTCGGCATCCGGCTGCAAAGCCTGGGGTTCGACACGACCATTCTGGAGAAGCTCGACGCGCCGGGGGGGCGGGCCTACCAGAAACGCACGCCGGACGGGTACGTCTTCGACATGGGGCCGACCGTGATCACGGTGCCGCACTTCATCGAGGAACTGTTCGCCCTGGAGCGGGATAAGGGGATGCTCGCCGAGCCCGACTACCCCGAGCACGTCCTGACGGGCGAGCGGGTCCGCGAGGGTGAGAGCGGCGGGCCGCGCACCCGCGAGTACGTGCAGCTCGTGCCGATCCTGCCCTTCTACCGCATCTACTTCGACGACGGCACCTTCTTCGACTACGACGGCGACCCCGAGTCCACCCGGCGCCAGATTCAGGCCCTCGCGCCCGGCGACCTCGCGGGGTACGAACGCTTCCACGCCGACGCGGAGGCGATTTTCAAACGCGGTTTCCTCGACCTCGGCTACACGCACTTCGGCGACCTGCCGACGATGCTGCGGGTGGTGCCCGACCTCCTTAAACTCGACGCGGTGCGGACGCTCTTTTCCTTCACCAGCCGCTATTTCGAGTCGCCGAAACTGCGGCAGGTCTTCTCCTTCGAGCCGCTGCTGGTGGGCGGCAATCCCCTGAGCGTGCCCGCGATCTACGCGATGATCCACTTCGTCGAGAAGACGTGGGGCATCCACTACGTGATGGGCGGCACGGGCGACCTCGTGCGGGCCTTTGTCCGCAAGTTCGAGGAACTCGGTGGTCGCATCCGTTACGGGGCGGAGGTGGAGGAGATTCTGGTCACCGACGACCGGGGCCGTCCCGTCCGGCGACCCGTCGGGAAGCGCGTGGCCCGGGGCGTGCGGCTCACGGACAGCGAGGAACTGCAAGCCGACCTTGTGGTGAGCAACGGCGACTGGGCGAACACTTACCTGAAGATGGTTGCCCCGCAGGCCCGGCTCGTGAACACTGACCTGCGCGTCAAGGCGGCCAAGCAGAGCATGAGTCTGATCGTCGTCTACTTCGGCTTCCGCGACGACGGCACACCCCTCGATCTCCGTCACCACAACATCATCCTGGGGCCGCGCTACGAGGAGTTGCTCCGGGAAATCTTCGGCGAGCGGGTTCTCGGCGTGGACTTCAGCCAGTACCTCCACGTGCCGACGCTGACCGACCCTTCCCTCGCGCCCCCCGGCCACCACGCCGCCTACACCCTGATCCCCGTGCCGCACAACGGCAGCGGCCTGAACTGGGAGGTCGAGGGGCCGAGGCTCGTGGAGCGCGTCTTCGCCTTCCTGGAGGAGCGCGGCTATATTCCCAACCTGCGAGCCCGCCTGACGCACCAGGAGTTCATCACCCCGGACTACTTCGAGGGGACGCTGGGCGCCTACCTCGGCAATGCCTTCGGACCCGAGCCCATCCTCGCCCAGAGCGCGTACTTCCGGCCTCACAACCGCTCTGAGGACGTGCGAAACCTCTACCTCGTGGGGGCAGGCGCCCAGCCCGGCGGCGGCACCCCCAGCGTGATGATGAGCGCGAAGATGACGGCGCGCCTGATCGCGCAGGACTTCGGCATCCACCCGGCGATTCGGGACGGGGTGCCGGAAGGGGCGGGGGCAGCGGACTGA
- a CDS encoding glycosyltransferase family 2 protein: protein METVFRLIEGLGMFLMALYLIYSLCVLLVRRRTSSPPERPLRFTFLIPALNEAAVIGATVQNLRAVAPDARVVVIDDASEDHTAAEVESLARQDPAVTLLRRRLPHARSGKGEALNWGVTQLLRLGLLPGAPLTEQVLVIFDADGRLDEGLLPEARRAFADGHVIAAQARIRVRQGGVTAPGWRGGLGRLLLRQQDLEFYVVRHIQLLRERVHTVGLGGNGQFMRVSYLAGRLEEGQAPWPPVLLEDFASGLEVRLTNPRHRLVFLESGVSQQGLTDVRRFLRQRARWTHGNLQCSPALARIWRTPMPLGARLDLTYFLAQPWLSLLTLALLLYYPARTVDHLVSGTVNWPLTVQLMALNLSVPLLWVRLYSRENRLSPRQAAFAALGMPVYLLIMTCSVPLAFRNFWRGQHGWVKTARHAEA from the coding sequence ATGGAGACTGTCTTTCGGCTGATCGAAGGGCTCGGGATGTTCCTGATGGCCCTGTACCTCATCTATTCCCTGTGCGTGCTGCTGGTCCGCCGCCGGACCTCATCACCGCCCGAGCGGCCCCTGCGCTTCACCTTCCTGATTCCGGCCCTGAACGAGGCGGCGGTGATCGGGGCGACCGTGCAGAATCTGCGCGCGGTGGCCCCGGACGCCCGGGTGGTCGTGATCGACGACGCGAGCGAGGACCACACGGCGGCGGAGGTGGAATCGCTCGCCCGGCAGGACCCGGCGGTGACCCTGCTCCGGCGCCGCCTCCCCCACGCCCGCAGCGGCAAGGGGGAGGCGCTCAACTGGGGGGTGACCCAGCTCCTGCGCCTCGGCCTGCTGCCCGGGGCACCGCTGACCGAGCAGGTGCTCGTGATCTTCGACGCCGACGGGCGGCTCGACGAGGGGCTCTTGCCCGAGGCGCGGCGGGCCTTCGCCGATGGGCACGTGATCGCCGCGCAGGCGCGCATCCGGGTGCGGCAGGGCGGCGTGACGGCCCCCGGCTGGCGCGGGGGGCTGGGCCGGTTGCTGCTGCGCCAGCAGGACCTGGAGTTCTACGTGGTGCGCCACATCCAGCTTCTGCGCGAGCGGGTGCACACCGTCGGGCTGGGGGGCAACGGGCAGTTCATGCGGGTGTCGTATCTGGCCGGGAGGCTGGAGGAGGGACAGGCCCCGTGGCCGCCCGTCTTGCTCGAGGACTTCGCCAGCGGGCTGGAGGTGCGGCTGACGAACCCGCGCCACCGCCTCGTCTTCCTGGAGTCGGGGGTGAGCCAGCAGGGGCTGACGGACGTCCGCCGGTTCCTGCGGCAGCGGGCGCGCTGGACGCACGGCAACCTCCAGTGCTCGCCCGCGCTCGCCCGCATCTGGCGCACGCCCATGCCGCTGGGCGCGCGGCTCGACCTCACCTACTTCCTGGCCCAGCCGTGGCTCAGCCTCCTGACCCTGGCGCTGCTGCTGTACTACCCGGCGCGCACCGTCGACCACCTCGTCAGCGGCACCGTGAACTGGCCGCTCACCGTGCAGCTCATGGCCCTGAACCTGAGTGTCCCTTTGCTGTGGGTGCGCCTCTACAGCCGCGAGAACCGCCTCAGCCCCCGTCAGGCCGCCTTCGCCGCGCTGGGGATGCCGGTCTACCTCCTGATCATGACGTGCAGCGTGCCGCTGGCCTTTCGCAACTTCTGGCGCGGGCAGCACGGCTGGGTGAAGACGGCCCGGCACGCGGAGGCCTGA
- a CDS encoding phytoene/squalene synthase family protein, whose translation MKEPVLTVTSAPAAPHPPPRLEEAVAHCREVTREHSKTFYLGSRLFPARQREAVWAVYAACRDGDDAVDEWTGAEAERGLAEWWERVQGAFAGEPASHPIDTALAWAAERHPIPLSAFAELHEGLRMDLGGFEYRSMDDLVLYCRRVAGVVGFMIAPISGYSGGERTLHHALMLGQAMQLTNILRDVGEDLERGRVYLPASLLGEYGVSRATLERGLRSGVVTPEYRALMTHLSGLAREWYAEGRRGIPCLHGSARLAVQAAARAYEGILDDLARGDYDNFRRRAHVSGTRKLLMLPQAWWELRGAAARA comes from the coding sequence GTGAAGGAGCCCGTTCTGACCGTGACCTCTGCCCCCGCCGCCCCGCACCCTCCGCCCCGGCTGGAGGAAGCGGTCGCGCATTGCCGGGAGGTCACGCGCGAGCACAGCAAGACCTTCTACCTCGGCTCCCGGCTCTTTCCCGCCCGCCAGCGCGAGGCGGTGTGGGCCGTCTACGCCGCCTGCCGCGACGGCGACGACGCGGTGGACGAGTGGACGGGCGCCGAGGCCGAGCGCGGGCTCGCCGAGTGGTGGGAGCGGGTGCAGGGTGCTTTTGCGGGGGAGCCCGCCTCCCATCCCATCGACACGGCGCTCGCCTGGGCCGCCGAACGGCATCCCATCCCGCTCTCGGCCTTCGCCGAGCTGCACGAGGGCCTGCGGATGGACCTCGGCGGCTTCGAGTACCGCAGCATGGACGACCTCGTGCTGTACTGCCGCCGCGTCGCCGGGGTGGTCGGCTTCATGATCGCGCCCATCAGCGGGTACAGCGGCGGCGAGCGGACCCTGCACCACGCCCTGATGCTGGGGCAGGCGATGCAGCTCACCAACATCTTGCGCGACGTGGGCGAGGACCTGGAGCGGGGCCGGGTGTACCTCCCCGCCAGCCTGCTGGGGGAGTACGGGGTCAGCCGCGCCACCCTGGAGCGCGGGCTGCGCTCCGGGGTCGTCACGCCCGAGTACCGCGCCCTGATGACCCACCTCTCGGGCCTCGCCCGCGAGTGGTACGCGGAGGGGAGGCGGGGCATCCCCTGCCTGCACGGCAGCGCCCGCCTCGCCGTGCAGGCCGCCGCCCGCGCCTACGAGGGCATCCTCGACGACCTCGCCCGCGGCGACTACGACAATTTCCGCCGCCGGGCACACGTCAGCGGCACGCGCAAGCTCCTGATGCTGCCGCAGGCGTGGTGGGAGTTGCGGGGGGCGGCGGCGCGGGCGTGA
- a CDS encoding AAA family ATPase: MAFLYLLVGPPGSGKRTVGRHLSGLTGAPLLDNHITNDPVFQAFGLDGVRPVPPEAWVFASKMRTSLREAVGAAPRELSHIFTLYLTDQPGEAESLERFRALAAARGAAFVPVWLSCDTDELARRMLLPERAERLKLRDPEWLRTLLRDAGILPPPSDAILIDTAALAPADAALLIASHAGALF, encoded by the coding sequence ATGGCCTTCCTGTATCTCCTCGTCGGCCCACCGGGCAGCGGCAAACGCACGGTGGGGCGGCACCTTTCCGGGCTGACCGGGGCGCCCCTGCTCGACAACCACATCACCAACGATCCCGTATTTCAGGCGTTCGGGTTGGACGGTGTGCGGCCTGTGCCGCCGGAAGCGTGGGTCTTCGCCTCAAAGATGCGGACCTCGCTGCGGGAGGCGGTGGGGGCGGCCCCGCGCGAGCTGTCGCACATCTTCACGCTGTACCTGACAGACCAGCCCGGCGAGGCCGAGTCGCTGGAACGCTTTCGCGCGCTGGCCGCAGCTCGGGGGGCTGCCTTCGTCCCCGTCTGGCTTTCTTGCGACACCGATGAACTCGCCCGCCGTATGCTCCTCCCCGAGCGCGCCGAGCGGCTCAAGCTCCGCGACCCCGAATGGCTGCGCACGCTGTTGCGGGACGCCGGGATCCTCCCACCGCCTTCGGACGCCATCCTCATCGATACGGCGGCACTCGCCCCGGCGGACGCGGCGCTGCTCATCGCGTCGCACGCCGGGGCGTTGTTTTAG
- a CDS encoding class I SAM-dependent methyltransferase yields MNPMTGPRQSKEILNLAPAPVNPPLTTAQRSNLWPLTARGYPLWRSRSLTLLTGGPFPLSREAALFRALCRPRPGERWLDAGTSAGFYAGVLARSGCRVLAADLSAPMLAEGARREPHPGIDWLLTHLEASGLPEASFDGVTVGATLNETQEPARFLAELARLTRPGGQLWLMYVGRTGGPLQRALSLPALGGLTFPDPAWVARQLPGWTRTDGLRVGVVVFERYVRGGDRT; encoded by the coding sequence ATGAACCCCATGACGGGCCCGCGCCAGAGCAAAGAAATCCTGAACCTCGCGCCCGCACCCGTGAATCCCCCCCTCACCACCGCCCAGCGCAGCAATCTCTGGCCCCTCACGGCGCGGGGCTACCCGCTCTGGCGGTCGCGTTCCCTCACCCTGCTCACCGGGGGGCCCTTTCCTCTCAGCCGTGAGGCCGCCCTCTTCCGCGCCCTGTGCCGCCCCCGGCCCGGCGAGCGCTGGCTCGACGCGGGCACGAGCGCGGGCTTTTACGCCGGGGTGCTGGCGCGCTCGGGCTGCCGGGTCCTCGCCGCCGATCTCAGCGCCCCCATGCTCGCCGAGGGGGCCCGCCGTGAGCCTCACCCCGGCATCGACTGGCTGCTCACCCACCTGGAGGCGAGCGGGCTGCCGGAGGCGAGTTTCGACGGGGTGACGGTGGGCGCGACCCTCAACGAGACGCAGGAGCCCGCCCGGTTCCTCGCCGAACTCGCGCGCCTGACCCGGCCCGGCGGGCAACTGTGGCTGATGTACGTGGGCCGCACGGGGGGCCCCCTCCAGCGGGCGCTCAGCCTCCCCGCGCTGGGGGGGCTCACCTTCCCCGATCCCGCGTGGGTGGCCCGGCAGCTTCCCGGCTGGACCCGCACGGACGGCCTGCGGGTGGGCGTGGTGGTGTTCGAGCGGTACGTGAGGGGAGGGGACAGGACCTGA
- a CDS encoding winged helix-turn-helix transcriptional regulator: protein MSTAHTGFCPVYRAIGVLQEKWVLHIVRALLDGEKGFNELARAVGGCNSATLTQRLEHLESLGLIGKRTEETQGKLARSVYTLTPAGRELQSVIDAIDTWGRAHLGQGAAQVGAESNCAPARSA, encoded by the coding sequence ATGAGCACCGCACACACTGGTTTTTGCCCGGTCTACCGGGCCATCGGCGTGTTGCAGGAGAAGTGGGTGCTGCACATCGTCCGGGCGCTGCTGGACGGCGAGAAGGGGTTCAACGAACTCGCCCGCGCCGTCGGCGGCTGCAACAGCGCCACCCTCACGCAACGCCTGGAACACCTGGAGAGCCTCGGGCTGATCGGCAAGCGCACCGAGGAGACGCAGGGCAAGCTCGCCCGCAGCGTCTATACCCTGACCCCCGCCGGACGCGAGTTGCAGAGCGTGATCGACGCCATCGACACCTGGGGACGCGCCCACCTCGGGCAGGGGGCGGCCCAGGTCGGCGCCGAGAGCAACTGCGCCCCCGCCCGCTCGGCCTGA
- a CDS encoding alpha/beta hydrolase — protein sequence MHDMSWEPSAWESGAPVRGYLWPAAEPRAAVLLTHGFGEYAGRYVEKYHRLIPALVGAGLSVYAYDLRGHGSSDGRRAVVDAHTLVEDHLLAREALRTGGLPLFAFGHSLGGLVTAASVARDPRGLTGVILSSPALLIGEDQPAWMKALAPVLARVAPNAPVTALGSEGLSRLADEVSAYGTDTGIYQGKVPALTAASMLRLSTGLWSLYPRWRLPTLAVHGTADRITDVNGTRRFIEAIAAEDKTLRLVEGGYHELLNDEPREEVLGWIVAWLKERSGEGASVSR from the coding sequence ATGCACGACATGAGCTGGGAGCCTTCCGCCTGGGAGTCGGGCGCACCCGTTCGCGGCTACCTCTGGCCCGCCGCCGAGCCGCGCGCCGCCGTGCTGCTGACCCACGGCTTCGGGGAGTACGCGGGGCGCTACGTGGAGAAGTACCACCGCCTGATCCCGGCGCTCGTGGGGGCGGGGCTGAGCGTGTACGCCTACGACCTGCGCGGGCACGGGAGTTCGGACGGGCGGCGGGCGGTCGTGGACGCCCATACCCTCGTCGAGGACCATCTGCTCGCGCGGGAGGCGCTGCGGACGGGGGGCCTGCCTCTCTTCGCCTTCGGGCACTCGCTGGGCGGGCTGGTCACGGCGGCGAGCGTGGCGCGGGACCCGCGCGGATTGACGGGCGTGATTCTGAGCAGCCCCGCCCTCCTGATCGGCGAGGACCAGCCCGCGTGGATGAAGGCGCTCGCCCCGGTGCTCGCCCGCGTGGCGCCGAACGCGCCCGTCACCGCGCTGGGCAGCGAGGGCCTGTCCCGCCTCGCCGACGAGGTGAGCGCCTACGGGACGGATACGGGCATCTACCAGGGCAAGGTTCCCGCGCTGACCGCCGCCTCCATGCTGCGGCTGAGCACCGGCCTGTGGTCCCTCTACCCCCGCTGGCGCCTGCCCACCCTCGCCGTCCACGGCACCGCCGACCGCATCACCGACGTGAACGGTACCCGGCGCTTCATCGAGGCCATCGCCGCCGAGGATAAGACCCTGCGCCTCGTCGAGGGCGGCTACCACGAGCTCCTCAACGACGAGCCGCGCGAGGAGGTGCTGGGGTGGATCGTGGCGTGGCTGAAGGAGAGGAGCGGCGAGGGGGCAAGCGTCAGCCGTTAG
- a CDS encoding Fur family transcriptional regulator: MTATRSTRQRDVIARVLDGAEGPLAVGDVLARAQADLPGLGVATVYRTLKLLTEQGRIHPVTLDGETRYEPAGRGHHHHFSCTGCGRVFTLHTCPVALPSGTVYPGGFVVEAHEVTLYGRCPACASPA, translated from the coding sequence ATGACGGCCACCCGCAGCACCCGCCAGCGCGACGTGATCGCCCGCGTCCTCGACGGCGCGGAGGGACCCCTCGCGGTGGGGGACGTGCTCGCGCGGGCGCAGGCCGACCTGCCGGGGCTGGGCGTGGCGACGGTGTACCGCACCCTCAAGCTGCTCACCGAGCAGGGGCGCATCCACCCGGTCACCCTGGACGGCGAGACCCGCTACGAGCCCGCCGGGCGCGGGCACCACCACCATTTCTCCTGCACGGGCTGCGGGCGGGTCTTCACCCTCCACACCTGCCCCGTCGCCCTGCCGAGCGGTACCGTCTATCCCGGCGGCTTCGTGGTGGAGGCGCACGAGGTCACCCTCTACGGGCGCTGCCCCGCCTGCGCCTCCCCCGCCTGA